One segment of Phragmites australis chromosome 13, lpPhrAust1.1, whole genome shotgun sequence DNA contains the following:
- the LOC133888470 gene encoding transportin-1-like isoform X1 has product MAAPALWQPQEEGLREICGLLEAHISPNSDQPRIWQQLQHYSQFPDFNNYLVFLLARGEGKSIEVRQAAGLLLKNNLRTTFSSMPPPSQQYVKSELLPCIGATNRAIRSTVGTVISVLFQIVRVAGWIELFQALHKCLDSNDLDHMEGAMDAIYKICEDVPEELDVDVPGLSERPINVFMPRMLQFFQSPHASLRKLALGCINQYVVVMPSALYMSMDQYLQGLFNLAKDPSADVRKLVCSAWVQLIEVRPSILEPHLKNVTELILQANKDSDDEVALEACEFWSAYCDVSMPPEGLREFLPRLIPTLLSNMVYADDDESLDDAEEDESFPDRDQDLKPRFHASRLHGSETGQDGDDDDAVNVWNLRKCSAAGLDVLSNVFGDDILPTLMPLIEQNLARTDDDSWKEREVAVLSLGAIAEGCIAGLYPHLPQIVAFLIPLLDDKFPLIRSITCWTLSRYSKFIVQSLGHPNGLEQFDKILMGLLRRILDTNKRVQEAACSAFATLEEEAAEELVPHLEVILQHLMCAYGKYQRRNLRILYDALGTLADAVGAELNQAKYLDIFMPPLITKWQQLSNSDKDLFPLLECFTSITQALGPGFAQFAEPVFQRCINLIQSQQLAKIDPTAAGALYDREFVVCSLDLLSGLAEGLGTSIESLVAQSNMRDLLLQCCMDEAADVRQSALALLGDLSRVCPIHLHGRLQEFLTVAAKQLNPQSVKDAVSVANNACWAIGELAVKIGKEISPVVITVVSCLVQILKSTEGLNKSLLENSAITLGRLSWVCPDIVAPHMDHFMQAWCNALCMIRDDFEKEDAFHGLCAMVAANPSGAVGSLAYICQACASWNEIKSEGLHNEVCQILNGYKQMLGNGGWEQCMSALEPAVVQRLARYGV; this is encoded by the exons atggcggcacCGGCGCTGTGGCAGCCGCAGGAGGAGGGTCTCCGCGAGATCTGCGGCCTCCTGGAGGCGCACATCTCCCCCAACTCCGACCAGCCCCGCATCTGGCAGCAGCTCCAGCACTACAGCCAGTTCCCCGACTTCAACAACtacctcgtcttcctcctcgcaCGCGGAGAG GGGAAATCTATTGAAGTTAGACAAGCTGCTGGTCTTCTATTGAAAAACAATCTGCGAACGACTTTCAGTTCTATGCCTCCTCCATCTCAGCAATATGTTAAGTCCGAGCTGTTGCCATGTATAGGAGCAACCAATAGGGCAATTAGATCCACAGTTGGAACAGTGATCAGTGTACTTTTTCAAATTGTTCGAGTCGCTGGGTGGATTGAGTTGTTTCAGGCCCTACACAAGTGTTTGGATAGTAATGATCTGGATCATATGGAAGGTGCTATGGATGCTATATACAAG ATCTGTGAGGATGTCCCTGAAGAGCTCGATGTTGATGTTCCTGGTTTGTCTGAACGACCGATCAATGTCTTCATGCCAAGGATGCTACAG TTTTTCCAGTCTCCACATGCAAGTCTTAGAAAACTAGCATTGGGCTGCATTAATCAGTACGTTGTGGTGATGCCATCG GCGCTCTATATGTCCATGGATCAATACCTTCAGGGTTTATTCAACCTTGCAAAGGACCCTTCAGCAGATGTTCGGAAACTG GTTTGTTCGGCCTGGGTTCAGCTGATTGAAGTGCGACCATCAATTTTGGAG CCACATCTAAAAAATGTTACTGAATTGATCCTGCAAGCTAATAAAGATTCAGATGATGAAGTCGCTCTGGAGGCTTGTGAATTCTG GTCTGCGTACTGTGATGTCAGCATGCCTCCTGAAGGTTTACGGGAGTTCTTGCCACGCTTGATCCCG actTTATTATCCAACATGGTATATGCTGATGACGATGAATCGCTTGATGATGCTGAG GAAGACGAATCCTTTCCAGACAGGGACCAG GACCTGAAGCCCCGTTTCCATGCCTCTCGATTACATGGATCTGAAACTGGACAAGACGGT gatgatgatgatgccgTAAATGTCTGGAACTTGCGGAAGTGTAGTGCTGCTGGGTTGGATGTCCTCTCTAATGTGTTTGGAGATGACATCCTTCCAACTTTAATGCCTTTGATTGAG CAAAACTTGGCTCGGACAGATGATGATTCTTGGAAGGAGAGGGAAGTTGCTGTTTTGTCTCTTGGTGCTATAGCAGAAGGGTGCATTGCTGGATTATATCCCCACCTTCCTCAG ATTGTTGCTTTTCTAATCCCACTTCTTGATGATAAATTTCCTCTTATACGAAGTATCACTTGTTGGACCCTCTCTCGATACAGCAAATTCATTGTTCAG AGCCTTGGTCATCCAAATGGCCTTGAACAGTTTGATAAGATCCTCATGGGATTGCTCAGAAGGATATTGGATACAAACAAAAGAGTACAAGAGGCTGCTTGTTCGGCATTTGCAACTCTAGAAGAg GAAGCTGCAGAAGAATTAGTTCCACACTTGGAAGTAATTTTGCAGCACCTCATGTGTGCCTATGGAAAATATCAG AGACGAAACCTCCGGATACTCTATGATGCTCTTGGTACTCTTGCTGATGCTGTCGGAGCAGAACTAAACCAG GCGAAATATCTAGATATATTTATGCCGCCTTTAATCACGAAATGGCAGCAACTTTCCAATTCTGACAAAGATCTATTTCCGCTGCTTGAATGCTTTACATCTATCACACAG GCATTGGGACCAGGATTTGCTCAGTTTGCTGAGCCAGTTTTTCAGAGGTGCATCAATCTTATCCAATCCCAACAGTTGGCAAAG ATTGATCCTACTGCGGCTGGTGCATTGTATGATAGGGAATTCGTTGTCTGCTCGTTGGACCTACTGTCAGGACTTGCCGAAGGTCTTGGCACCAGTATCGAAAGCCTG GTTGCACAGAGCAATATGAGAGATCTACTTTTGCAATGCTGCATGGATGAAGCAGCTGATGTCCGACAAAGTGCTCTTGCCCTTCTTGGAGACCTTTCTAGG GTTTGCCCAATACATTTGCATGGACGCCTTCAAGAATTCCTTACTGTTGCAGCAAAGCAATTA AACCCTCAATCTGTGAAAGATGCTGTGTCAGTAGCTAACAATGCTTGTTGGGCTATTGGAGAATTAGCAGTCAAG ATTGGCAAAGAAATCTCACCTGTGGTGATCACTGTTGTTTCATGCTTGGTTCAGATTCTAAAATCCACTGAG GGTTTGAACAAGTCACTTCTAGAAAATAGCGCAATCACTCTTGGGAGGCTTAGCTGGGTCTGTCCAGACATTGTGGCCCCTCATATGGACCATTTCATGCAAGCATGGTGCAATGCCTTGTGCAT GATAAGAGAtgattttgagaaagaggatGCATTCCATGGTCTATGTGCTATG GTGGCAGCAAACCCTTCAGGAGCTGTGGGTTCACTAGCTTACATCTGCCAGGCCTGTGCAAGTTGGAAT GAGATAAAAAGTGAAGGTCTTCACAATGAAGTGTGCCAGATTCTGAATGGCTATAAGCAG ATGCTTGGAAATGGTGGTTGGGAACAGTGCATGTCCGCCCTAGAACCAGCAGTTGTGCAGAGATTGGCTAGATACGGAGTATAA
- the LOC133888470 gene encoding transportin-1-like isoform X2, which yields MIWIIWKVLWMLYTRQICEDVPEELDVDVPGLSERPINVFMPRMLQFFQSPHASLRKLALGCINQYVVVMPSALYMSMDQYLQGLFNLAKDPSADVRKLVCSAWVQLIEVRPSILEPHLKNVTELILQANKDSDDEVALEACEFWSAYCDVSMPPEGLREFLPRLIPTLLSNMVYADDDESLDDAEEDESFPDRDQDLKPRFHASRLHGSETGQDGDDDDAVNVWNLRKCSAAGLDVLSNVFGDDILPTLMPLIEQNLARTDDDSWKEREVAVLSLGAIAEGCIAGLYPHLPQIVAFLIPLLDDKFPLIRSITCWTLSRYSKFIVQSLGHPNGLEQFDKILMGLLRRILDTNKRVQEAACSAFATLEEEAAEELVPHLEVILQHLMCAYGKYQRRNLRILYDALGTLADAVGAELNQAKYLDIFMPPLITKWQQLSNSDKDLFPLLECFTSITQALGPGFAQFAEPVFQRCINLIQSQQLAKIDPTAAGALYDREFVVCSLDLLSGLAEGLGTSIESLVAQSNMRDLLLQCCMDEAADVRQSALALLGDLSRVCPIHLHGRLQEFLTVAAKQLNPQSVKDAVSVANNACWAIGELAVKIGKEISPVVITVVSCLVQILKSTEGLNKSLLENSAITLGRLSWVCPDIVAPHMDHFMQAWCNALCMIRDDFEKEDAFHGLCAMVAANPSGAVGSLAYICQACASWNEIKSEGLHNEVCQILNGYKQMLGNGGWEQCMSALEPAVVQRLARYGV from the exons ATGATCTGGATCATATGGAAGGTGCTATGGATGCTATATACAAG ACAGATCTGTGAGGATGTCCCTGAAGAGCTCGATGTTGATGTTCCTGGTTTGTCTGAACGACCGATCAATGTCTTCATGCCAAGGATGCTACAG TTTTTCCAGTCTCCACATGCAAGTCTTAGAAAACTAGCATTGGGCTGCATTAATCAGTACGTTGTGGTGATGCCATCG GCGCTCTATATGTCCATGGATCAATACCTTCAGGGTTTATTCAACCTTGCAAAGGACCCTTCAGCAGATGTTCGGAAACTG GTTTGTTCGGCCTGGGTTCAGCTGATTGAAGTGCGACCATCAATTTTGGAG CCACATCTAAAAAATGTTACTGAATTGATCCTGCAAGCTAATAAAGATTCAGATGATGAAGTCGCTCTGGAGGCTTGTGAATTCTG GTCTGCGTACTGTGATGTCAGCATGCCTCCTGAAGGTTTACGGGAGTTCTTGCCACGCTTGATCCCG actTTATTATCCAACATGGTATATGCTGATGACGATGAATCGCTTGATGATGCTGAG GAAGACGAATCCTTTCCAGACAGGGACCAG GACCTGAAGCCCCGTTTCCATGCCTCTCGATTACATGGATCTGAAACTGGACAAGACGGT gatgatgatgatgccgTAAATGTCTGGAACTTGCGGAAGTGTAGTGCTGCTGGGTTGGATGTCCTCTCTAATGTGTTTGGAGATGACATCCTTCCAACTTTAATGCCTTTGATTGAG CAAAACTTGGCTCGGACAGATGATGATTCTTGGAAGGAGAGGGAAGTTGCTGTTTTGTCTCTTGGTGCTATAGCAGAAGGGTGCATTGCTGGATTATATCCCCACCTTCCTCAG ATTGTTGCTTTTCTAATCCCACTTCTTGATGATAAATTTCCTCTTATACGAAGTATCACTTGTTGGACCCTCTCTCGATACAGCAAATTCATTGTTCAG AGCCTTGGTCATCCAAATGGCCTTGAACAGTTTGATAAGATCCTCATGGGATTGCTCAGAAGGATATTGGATACAAACAAAAGAGTACAAGAGGCTGCTTGTTCGGCATTTGCAACTCTAGAAGAg GAAGCTGCAGAAGAATTAGTTCCACACTTGGAAGTAATTTTGCAGCACCTCATGTGTGCCTATGGAAAATATCAG AGACGAAACCTCCGGATACTCTATGATGCTCTTGGTACTCTTGCTGATGCTGTCGGAGCAGAACTAAACCAG GCGAAATATCTAGATATATTTATGCCGCCTTTAATCACGAAATGGCAGCAACTTTCCAATTCTGACAAAGATCTATTTCCGCTGCTTGAATGCTTTACATCTATCACACAG GCATTGGGACCAGGATTTGCTCAGTTTGCTGAGCCAGTTTTTCAGAGGTGCATCAATCTTATCCAATCCCAACAGTTGGCAAAG ATTGATCCTACTGCGGCTGGTGCATTGTATGATAGGGAATTCGTTGTCTGCTCGTTGGACCTACTGTCAGGACTTGCCGAAGGTCTTGGCACCAGTATCGAAAGCCTG GTTGCACAGAGCAATATGAGAGATCTACTTTTGCAATGCTGCATGGATGAAGCAGCTGATGTCCGACAAAGTGCTCTTGCCCTTCTTGGAGACCTTTCTAGG GTTTGCCCAATACATTTGCATGGACGCCTTCAAGAATTCCTTACTGTTGCAGCAAAGCAATTA AACCCTCAATCTGTGAAAGATGCTGTGTCAGTAGCTAACAATGCTTGTTGGGCTATTGGAGAATTAGCAGTCAAG ATTGGCAAAGAAATCTCACCTGTGGTGATCACTGTTGTTTCATGCTTGGTTCAGATTCTAAAATCCACTGAG GGTTTGAACAAGTCACTTCTAGAAAATAGCGCAATCACTCTTGGGAGGCTTAGCTGGGTCTGTCCAGACATTGTGGCCCCTCATATGGACCATTTCATGCAAGCATGGTGCAATGCCTTGTGCAT GATAAGAGAtgattttgagaaagaggatGCATTCCATGGTCTATGTGCTATG GTGGCAGCAAACCCTTCAGGAGCTGTGGGTTCACTAGCTTACATCTGCCAGGCCTGTGCAAGTTGGAAT GAGATAAAAAGTGAAGGTCTTCACAATGAAGTGTGCCAGATTCTGAATGGCTATAAGCAG ATGCTTGGAAATGGTGGTTGGGAACAGTGCATGTCCGCCCTAGAACCAGCAGTTGTGCAGAGATTGGCTAGATACGGAGTATAA